From a region of the Theobroma cacao cultivar B97-61/B2 chromosome 8, Criollo_cocoa_genome_V2, whole genome shotgun sequence genome:
- the LOC18591579 gene encoding synaptotagmin-2: protein MGVMSSILGVFGFGIGTSMGLVIGYYMFIYFLPTDVKDPKIRPLVEEDSKTLQRLLPEIPLWVKNPDFDRVDWINKIIENMWPYLDTAICNTAKTIAKPIIAEQIPKYKIQSVEFETLTLGTLPPTFQGMKVYVTDEKELIMEPSFKWAGNPNIIVAVKAFGLRATIQVVDLQVFAAPRITLKPLLSVFPCFANIYVSLMDKPHVDFGLKVLGADVMAIPGLYRFVQELIKDQVANMYLWPKALEVKIMDPKQAMKKPVGILDVKVLRAMKLKKKDLLGKSDPYVKLKLTEEKLSTKKTTVKHSNLNPEWNEEFNFVVKDPSTQALEINVYDWEQLGTHEKMGMNVVPLKDLTPDEPKVLTLELLKNMDPNDPQNEKSRGQLVMEVLYKPFKEDEMPNDIEESNMVQKAPEGTPAGGGLLVIIVHEAEDVEGKYHTNPHARLLFRGEERKTKRVKKSRDPRWEDEFQFMVDEPPTNDKVHVEVFSTSSRIGLLHPKESLGYVTINLADVVSNRRINEKYNLIDSKNGRIQIEMQWRTSS, encoded by the exons ATGGGTGTGATGAGCTCTATATTGGGTGTTTTTGGCTTCGGAATTGGAACTTCGATGGGGCTCGTCATTGGGTATTACATGTTCATCTACTTCCTGCCCACTGATGTTAAg GATCCCAAAATTCGGCCTTTGGTCGAGGAAGACTCAAAAACTTTGCAGCGGTTGCTTCCGGAGATTCCCTTGTGGGTTAAAAATCCAGATTTTGACCGT GTTGACTGGATTAACAAAATTATTGAGAACATGTGGCCTTATCTGGATACG GCAATTTGCAACACTGCCAAGACTATAGCAAAGCCCATTATCGCTGAGCAAATTCCAAAATACAAAATTCAGTCAGTTGAATTCGAAACACTTACTCTGGGTACCCTACCACCAACTTTTCAAG GAATGAAAGTCTATGTCACTGATGAGAAGGAACTTATTATGGAACCATCATTTAAGTGGGCAGGCAATCCTAACATCATTGTTGCAGTTAAAGCTTTTGGATTAAGAGCCACAATTCAG GTTGTTGATTTGCAAGTATTTGCTGCTCCTCGAATCACTCTGAAGCCTTTGCTTAGTGTGTTTCCTTGTTTTGCCAATATATATGTCTCCCTAATGGACAAG CCACATGTTGACTTTGGGCTAAAGGTACTTGGGGCAGATGTTATGGCCATTCCTGGGCTCTACAGGTTTGTCCAG GAGCTCATAAAAGACCAAGTTGCAAATATGTACCTGTGGCCTAAAGCCTTAGAAGTGAAAATAATGGATCCTAAACA AGCCATGAAGAAGCCTGTTGGGATTCTGGATGTGAAGGTTCTGAGAGCAATGAAGCTTAAAAAGAAAGATCTTCTGGGGAAATCGGATCCTTATGTGAAACTAAAACTAACAGAGGAAAAACTCTCTACAAAGAAAACAACTGTGAAACACAGCAACTTGAACCCTGAATGGAATGAGGAATTCAATTTTGTTGTTAAAGATCCAAGTACTCAAGCTTTGGAGATAAATGTCTATGACTGGGAGCAG CTTGGCACACATGAGAAGATGGGCATGAATGTTGTTCCACTGAAAGATCTTACACCTGATGAACCAAAAGTTTTGACTCTTGAGCTGCTGAAAAATATGGACCCAAATGATCCACAAAATGAGAAGTCACGTGGGCAGCTTGTCATGGAAGTTCTGTACAAACCTTTCAAGGAGGATGAGATGCCAAATGACATTGAAGAATCAAATATGGTACAAAAAGCTCCAGAAGGAACACCTGCAGGTGGAGGTTTGCTTGTAATTATAGTGCATGAAGCTGAAGATGTCGAAGGAAAGTACCATACAAACCCACATGCGCGTTTGTTATTCAGAGGGGAggagagaaaaacaaag CGTGTAAAGAAAAGCAGAGATCCAAGATGGGAAGATGAATTTCAGTTTATGGTGGATGAACCACCCACAAATGATAAAGTTCATGTGGAAGTATTCAGTACATCCTCCAGGATAGGGCTACTGCATCCCAAG GAATCTTTGGGGTATGTTACTATAAACCTAGCTGATGTTGTTAGTAATAGAAGAATCAACGAAAAGTATAATCTCATTGACTCCAAGAATGGTCGGATTCAAATTGAGATGCAGTGGAGGACTTCATCTTGA